In one window of Candidatus Avedoeria danica DNA:
- the paaC gene encoding phenylacetate-CoA oxygenase subunit PaaC, giving the protein MTTTTPFDLASAPADACAALDAYVLALADDALLQGHRDSEWTGLGPILEEDIAFSSMAQDEIGHALVWYTLRAEHLGAASPDEQAFRRDAAGWRNARLVELPRGDYATSLIRRTLFDIAKAIQYDSLRHSAWPPLAVAAGKLRQEKKYHLLHNQAYVRRLGTAGADSHDRLQSALDALFPAALGLFEPTAGEAALTALGVVTPSAALAAVWLGAVRELLAQSGLSAPIASVAALGGDGDGAGAGAGAGDVLRATVAPDVGGRRGEHTDDLDAMLDAMQSLYRSDPEATW; this is encoded by the coding sequence GTGACGACCACGACGCCCTTCGACCTCGCATCCGCCCCCGCCGACGCCTGCGCCGCACTGGACGCCTACGTCCTGGCGCTCGCGGACGACGCCCTGCTCCAGGGCCACCGCGACAGCGAGTGGACGGGGCTCGGGCCGATCCTGGAAGAGGATATCGCGTTCAGCAGCATGGCGCAGGACGAGATCGGCCACGCGCTGGTGTGGTACACGCTGCGCGCCGAGCACCTGGGCGCGGCGTCGCCCGACGAGCAGGCGTTCCGGCGTGACGCGGCCGGGTGGCGCAACGCGCGCCTGGTCGAGCTGCCGCGGGGCGACTACGCCACGAGCCTGATCCGCCGAACGCTGTTCGACATCGCCAAGGCCATCCAGTACGACTCGCTGCGGCACAGCGCGTGGCCGCCCCTGGCGGTGGCCGCCGGCAAGCTGCGCCAGGAGAAGAAGTACCACCTCCTGCACAACCAGGCCTACGTGAGGCGCCTGGGCACCGCGGGCGCGGACAGCCACGACCGGCTGCAGTCGGCGCTCGATGCCCTGTTCCCGGCCGCGCTCGGGCTGTTCGAGCCGACGGCGGGCGAGGCGGCGCTGACGGCGCTCGGCGTGGTGACGCCGTCGGCGGCGCTGGCGGCCGTCTGGCTCGGCGCGGTGCGCGAGCTCCTCGCGCAGTCCGGGCTATCGGCCCCGATCGCATCGGTGGCGGCGCTCGGCGGCGACGGTGACGGCGCCGGGGCCGGTGCGGGCGCGGGCGATGTCCTGCGCGCGACGGTGGCGCCGGACGTCGGCGGGCGGCGAGGCGAGCACACGGACGATCTGGATGCGATGCTGGACGCGATGCAGTCGCTCTATCGCTCCGACCCCGAGGCGACGTGGTGA
- the paaJ gene encoding phenylacetate-CoA oxygenase subunit PaaJ, with the protein MTPEAVWDVLRTVNDPEIPMVSVVDLGIIQAVVIDAIDAVDAVEGAAGGGSAVRIDMTPTFTGCPALDMMRSEIAAAVLSIGAARVDVRVVLDPPWSSDRIAPAAREAMRAIGLAPPPPATRFTADPTLALTLAAPDEPPTACPFCGSMDTVTDNPFGSTLCRSVHYCNGCRQPFEAFKAL; encoded by the coding sequence TTGACGCCCGAGGCCGTCTGGGACGTCCTGCGCACGGTGAACGATCCCGAGATCCCCATGGTTTCGGTGGTGGACCTCGGGATCATCCAGGCGGTCGTGATCGACGCGATCGACGCGGTCGACGCGGTCGAAGGAGCGGCGGGCGGCGGCAGCGCGGTCCGCATCGACATGACGCCGACGTTCACGGGCTGTCCGGCGCTGGACATGATGCGTTCCGAGATCGCGGCGGCGGTCCTGTCGATCGGCGCGGCGCGGGTGGACGTGCGCGTCGTTCTCGACCCGCCGTGGAGCAGCGACCGGATCGCGCCGGCCGCCCGCGAGGCGATGCGCGCGATCGGCCTGGCGCCTCCGCCGCCGGCGACGCGCTTCACGGCCGACCCGACGCTCGCTCTCACCCTGGCCGCGCCGGACGAACCGCCGACGGCGTGCCCGTTCTGCGGCAGCATGGACACCGTGACGGACAACCCGTTCGGGTCGACGTTGTGCCGG